The nucleotide window GATCATGCCGGGCAAGGTCAACCCCACGCAGTGCGAAGCGGTGACGATGCTGTGCGCGCAAGTGTTCGGCAACGACGTGGCGATCAGCGTCGGCGGCGCTTCCGGCAACTTCGAGCTCAATGTCTACAAGCCGCTGATCGCCCACAACTTCCTGCAGAGCGCGCGCCTGCTGGCCGACGGCATGCGCAGCTTCGACGAGCATTGCGCCCGCGGCATCGAGCCGGACCGCACGCGCATCGGCGAGCTGATGGAACGCTCGCTGATGCTGGTGACCGCGCTGGCGCCACACATCGGGTATGATCGCGCCGCCCAGATCGCCAAGAAGGCGCAGCACGAAGGCACCACGCTGAAGGAAGCGGCACTCACGCTGGGTTTCGTGACCGCCGAACAGTTCGAGGCGTGGATCGTGCCGCTGGCCATGACCAGGCCTGGCGCGAAGGGCTGACCGGAACGCCGGACCGGCGACTGATGATTAAATTTTAATTAATCGTTCCATAATAAGTTGCCGGTCTAACAAGAATGAGGATAAAATGCAAAGAGTTGATTTTGAACTGACGTCGGAATTCGTCGAACTGAACCAGTTGCTGAAGCTTGTCGGACTGTGCGACAGCGGCGGCGCCGGCAAGCAGATCGTGGCCAGCGGCGATGTGCGGGTGGATGGCAAGCAGGAATTGCGCAAGACCGCCAAGATCCGCACCGGCCAGGTGGTCACGGTCGGCGATGTGCGCATCGCCGTGCTGGGCCAGGCGGGTTCCGGCGGGGCTTAATCTGCCGCAAACCCTGGGCCACCTCGGCGAATATAGTGGACAGGATTTGGGCAGGAATCCACTTATCCGGAGCGCGCATGGACCATCTCGACCCTACCAGACACCCCGAACCGCCGCGGTTCAACCAGCAATCGAATCCCCAGCCGCATTCGCCGGCAAACGCGCAATCCCGGCAAGCGCAGCCGGATGCACCGCCGCAGCCGATCCAGCAGCGCCTGATCGGCGACTTGCAGCAAGTGATCGACAATGCCGAAGACCTGTTGCATTGCACCGACAGCGCGCGTGACGGCGCCTACCGCGCGGCGCGCGAAAAGCTGGCCCAGGCGCTGGCGATGGCCAACGAGGAGCTGCAGCGTTTCGAGGAGGCCCAGCTCGAGCGCATGATCGCCGCCACCCACGAAGCCAGCCTCCGCCACAACGACAGCACCGGCGA belongs to Pseudoduganella albidiflava and includes:
- a CDS encoding DUF883 domain-containing protein, producing MDHLDPTRHPEPPRFNQQSNPQPHSPANAQSRQAQPDAPPQPIQQRLIGDLQQVIDNAEDLLHCTDSARDGAYRAAREKLAQALAMANEELQRFEEAQLERMIAATHEASLRHNDSTGEARLFRAFH
- a CDS encoding RNA-binding S4 domain-containing protein codes for the protein MQRVDFELTSEFVELNQLLKLVGLCDSGGAGKQIVASGDVRVDGKQELRKTAKIRTGQVVTVGDVRIAVLGQAGSGGA